From a region of the Gemmatimonadales bacterium genome:
- a CDS encoding sigma-54 dependent transcriptional regulator: MTTTILIVDDEANIRRMVGALLKSEGFDVAEAANGNAGLLAIPDVHPDIILLDLMMPPGPDGLATLEKIRTGDRDIPVIMMSGKAQLSDAVRAVQMGAFQFLEKPLAPESLLVAVRSAETLVRTQAENRALRQALGPQPTLVGTSPAIEHVRQQIAQVAPTDARVLILGESGSGKELVANAIHRYSPRARGPFVSVNCAAIPRDLVESEMFGHERGAFTGATDRRIGRFELADGGTLFLDEIGDLQLEAQAKLLRVLESGEIQRIGAERSQRVNIRTLAATNRRLEVSVANGLFREDLYFRLNVFPIEVPPLRDRLMDIPDLVEHLAARLRPRHPPRFTPEALAALATHSWPGNVRELANIVERLAIIGGDEVTGDLVPRVLARTGSHPAALVAAADAESRFVDNGRGLSERLDDTERALISGAMATANGNIAEAARLLKTDRGNLYRRMRRLGIRGGNE, encoded by the coding sequence ATGACGACCACCATCCTGATCGTCGACGACGAAGCCAACATCCGCCGGATGGTCGGCGCGCTGCTCAAGTCGGAGGGATTCGACGTCGCCGAAGCGGCCAACGGCAACGCCGGATTGCTGGCGATTCCCGACGTGCATCCCGACATCATCCTCCTCGACCTGATGATGCCGCCGGGTCCCGACGGCCTGGCAACACTCGAGAAAATCCGTACCGGCGATCGCGACATCCCGGTCATCATGATGAGCGGCAAGGCGCAACTCTCCGACGCAGTTCGCGCCGTGCAGATGGGCGCGTTCCAGTTCCTCGAGAAACCGCTCGCGCCGGAATCGCTGCTCGTCGCAGTGCGCTCGGCCGAGACCCTGGTCCGCACGCAAGCGGAGAATCGCGCGTTGCGCCAGGCGCTCGGCCCGCAGCCGACGCTGGTCGGTACGTCACCGGCGATCGAGCATGTGCGGCAACAGATCGCCCAGGTGGCACCGACCGACGCCCGGGTCCTGATCCTTGGCGAATCGGGGAGCGGCAAGGAGCTGGTGGCCAACGCGATTCACCGCTACTCGCCACGCGCCCGGGGTCCGTTCGTCTCGGTGAATTGCGCCGCGATTCCTCGCGACCTGGTCGAGAGCGAAATGTTCGGCCACGAGCGTGGTGCCTTCACCGGTGCCACTGACCGCCGGATCGGCCGGTTCGAACTGGCCGACGGCGGGACGCTCTTCCTCGACGAGATCGGCGACCTGCAACTCGAGGCGCAGGCGAAACTGCTGCGGGTGCTGGAGAGCGGGGAGATCCAGCGGATCGGAGCGGAGCGGAGCCAGCGGGTCAATATCCGGACGCTCGCCGCCACCAATCGCAGGCTGGAGGTGTCCGTCGCCAACGGCCTCTTTCGCGAAGATCTCTATTTCCGGCTGAACGTCTTTCCGATCGAAGTCCCGCCGCTTCGCGACCGGTTGATGGACATTCCCGACCTGGTGGAACATCTGGCGGCACGGCTGCGGCCACGGCATCCGCCGCGGTTCACGCCCGAGGCGCTCGCCGCGCTCGCGACGCACAGCTGGCCGGGGAATGTGCGCGAGCTCGCCAATATCGTCGAGCGGCTCGCGATCATCGGCGGCGACGAGGTGACAGGCGACCTGGTTCCACGCGTCCTCGCGCGCACCGGCTCGCACCCCGCCGCACTGGTCGCGGCCGCCGATGCGGAGTCGCGATTCGTGGACAACGGACGGGGATTGAGCGAACGACTCGATGATACCGAACGTGCATTGATCAGCGGAGCGATGGCGACGGCGAACGGCAACATCGCCGAAGCCGCCCGCCTGCTGAAAACCGATCGCGGGAACCTGTACCGGCGGATGCGCCGGCTCGGCATCCGGGGAGGGAACGAATGA
- a CDS encoding HAMP domain-containing sensor histidine kinase, with the protein MSRLSFRSRLFLTLLFVSALPLLMVAGAGVWAIRNPPAINASQVIAPVATTDVDLMQQIGRNTPAISPSLRQAMQRHQAAIDTLLISVTRTQDQQSRWPQAAALFVVVAATVMVILIAVAAPMLSRQYASPLNEIVEWTRRIQRREPVPDATKPGTMPELVTLQRSLYELQQGLERARASELDAERLRAFGEVARRVAHEMKNPLTPIRLAVRQLAKRAPTDMHDELEVIAAESARLEGMAREFAELGRLPEGVAAPVDLRELLEDLLRNTVPEGMARAMHCLDDNATIEGYYDPLRRAFSNVLRNAVEACDGHGTIAVAIDRQNGRLRVALSDDGPGVPEATRERIFEPYYTEKGDGTGLGLAIVRQTIEQHHGTIAVTDTPGGGATFLMNFPA; encoded by the coding sequence GTGTCCCGACTCTCATTTCGTTCGCGGCTCTTCCTGACGCTCCTCTTCGTCAGCGCACTTCCCCTCTTGATGGTTGCCGGGGCGGGGGTCTGGGCTATCCGCAATCCACCCGCGATCAACGCGAGTCAGGTCATCGCGCCGGTGGCGACAACCGACGTCGACCTGATGCAGCAGATCGGGCGGAACACTCCCGCGATTTCGCCGTCGCTTCGTCAGGCGATGCAGCGTCATCAGGCTGCGATCGACACCCTGCTGATCAGCGTGACCCGAACCCAGGATCAGCAGTCGCGGTGGCCGCAGGCGGCGGCGCTCTTTGTGGTGGTCGCCGCGACGGTGATGGTCATTCTGATTGCCGTCGCCGCGCCGATGCTTTCCCGGCAGTATGCCTCGCCGCTCAACGAGATCGTGGAATGGACCCGGCGCATCCAGCGCCGCGAGCCCGTTCCCGATGCCACGAAACCGGGGACGATGCCGGAGCTGGTGACGCTGCAGCGATCGCTCTATGAGCTGCAGCAGGGGCTGGAGCGTGCCCGTGCCTCGGAACTCGACGCCGAGCGGCTTCGCGCGTTCGGCGAGGTCGCACGGCGGGTCGCGCACGAGATGAAGAATCCGTTGACGCCGATTCGTCTTGCGGTGCGCCAGCTGGCGAAGCGCGCGCCGACCGACATGCACGACGAACTCGAAGTGATCGCGGCGGAGTCAGCGCGCCTCGAGGGGATGGCGCGCGAATTTGCCGAACTCGGCCGGCTGCCGGAGGGAGTGGCTGCACCGGTCGACCTGCGCGAACTGCTCGAGGATCTGTTGCGAAACACCGTGCCGGAGGGGATGGCCCGGGCGATGCACTGCCTCGATGACAACGCGACGATCGAGGGATACTATGACCCGTTGCGTCGCGCGTTCAGCAATGTCTTGCGCAATGCGGTCGAGGCATGCGATGGGCATGGAACGATCGCTGTGGCGATCGACCGTCAGAACGGAAGGCTTCGCGTGGCGTTGAGCGATGACGGGCCCGGCGTCCCGGAGGCAACGCGCGAGCGGATCTTCGAGCCGTACTACACCGAAAAGGGTGACGGTACCGGCCTCGGCCTCGCGATCGTACGGCAGACGATCGAACAGCACCACGGGACGATCGCGGTGACGGACACTCCGGGCGGCGGGGCGACCTTCCTCATGAATTTCCCCGCATGA
- a CDS encoding carboxypeptidase-like regulatory domain-containing protein, with the protein MRLSQPIGRTILLAAALAIFAATTRAAAQSLTAGSLTATIVDQGHAPLRDVTVTLERNGSAYRTVATNRLGVVAFAGLTPGSYSVLAEELGYQPVRMRGVSVVSNGRSSLTITLVRRPPPITTVDEIPSSATVATTTAERAISGDALRLFARRHDITGTASAFSEADVPLDGRDGLVLSGDGLRPAYSSLVVDGMREALLRHPGMPSEPASAPLFARDGVTQTLFTGFAGSGEWPTSLGALMAADTRSGNGKVTVQPWATFSSAKLGGRGADNPGDSSATSFQAGIALGGSIKRDTASWFIRGDYQQIELPTANPFAVGSAVTDSVAAVPKTVTLPTNSPALDLGRWLSPTVRSWKGGSASGRLDWRFGSNTALALRAGGASWTEDNPDVGLELASAAGAHLSAHDVSAAGSLTTGSDNLTSETRLGFHTSKRDWTGAAVPYTGIVAEGVAVGGAATLPGTFEETGIELSETATYRSGINTVKGGGALQHRTVNYDWLPGGAGRFYFGDVATFGAGQGAFYQAINSAPAPDLGVTDISLFVEDELQATPALLISAGFRLDHETLPSDAVNGNAEWGRVSGFPNNVVPADKTSRDIGPRGSFSWDVSGSGRTLVRGDAGILSGQYDLTALAEAAEFDGTVSVRRATGTLDWPSVGASAGNDAGEALTTFGPDVRKPRSFKADLALVQHLAGAATLTFTGGYRHGDYLLQREDLNRVAGVVATGSDGRPIYGALQQFGGLVTPDVGSNRRFPEFDMVYGLTSTGYNDYYEATATLDDRLAAHFNALVSYTYSRTTDNLPGELSADPADRLSPFPDGLNGARWEDGRSDFDVPHRIAATLRYTSAGASPITVAARYRYRSGFPFTPGFQPGVDANGDGSGNNDPAFVATSIDGMQALTAANACLGSQAGAFAERNSCRDPGVHAVDLQASIAIRHGWAITIDGFNLIGSTTGLYDHAAVLVDPSRSITTDGSGQTVLPLIANPDFGKLLSRRGEPRVLRIGIRVEN; encoded by the coding sequence ATGCGTCTTTCCCAGCCGATTGGCCGCACGATCCTCCTCGCGGCGGCACTTGCAATCTTCGCGGCCACGACTCGCGCCGCGGCACAGAGCCTGACTGCCGGCTCGCTGACCGCGACGATTGTCGACCAGGGCCACGCGCCGCTGCGCGACGTGACTGTCACCCTCGAACGCAACGGATCGGCCTATCGCACGGTCGCCACCAATCGACTCGGTGTTGTGGCCTTTGCCGGTCTCACTCCCGGCTCCTATTCGGTCCTCGCCGAAGAACTCGGCTATCAACCAGTCCGGATGCGTGGCGTCTCCGTGGTGAGCAACGGTCGGTCATCGCTTACGATCACCCTGGTGAGAAGGCCGCCGCCGATCACCACCGTCGACGAGATCCCCTCGTCGGCAACGGTTGCGACCACGACTGCGGAACGCGCCATCAGTGGCGACGCCTTGCGCCTCTTTGCCCGGCGACATGACATCACCGGCACCGCCAGCGCATTCTCCGAAGCGGATGTCCCGCTCGACGGCCGCGACGGTCTCGTCCTGAGCGGCGACGGACTCCGCCCGGCCTATTCATCGCTCGTCGTCGACGGCATGCGTGAAGCGCTGCTTCGCCACCCCGGCATGCCCAGCGAACCTGCGTCGGCGCCACTCTTCGCGCGCGACGGCGTGACCCAGACGCTCTTCACCGGTTTTGCCGGCAGCGGCGAATGGCCCACGTCGCTCGGTGCGTTGATGGCGGCCGATACCCGCAGCGGCAACGGAAAAGTCACCGTGCAGCCGTGGGCGACATTCAGCAGCGCCAAGCTCGGCGGCCGCGGTGCCGACAATCCGGGCGATTCGAGCGCGACCTCGTTCCAGGCCGGAATCGCACTCGGTGGGTCGATCAAGCGCGATACGGCATCCTGGTTCATTCGTGGTGACTACCAGCAGATCGAATTGCCGACGGCGAATCCGTTCGCAGTGGGGTCGGCGGTGACCGACTCGGTCGCTGCTGTGCCGAAGACGGTAACCTTGCCGACCAATTCGCCGGCCCTCGATCTGGGCCGCTGGCTCTCGCCGACGGTGCGCAGCTGGAAGGGCGGCAGCGCGAGCGGCCGGCTCGACTGGCGGTTCGGATCCAACACGGCGCTGGCGTTGCGAGCGGGCGGGGCGTCATGGACCGAGGACAATCCTGATGTCGGACTCGAGCTTGCGAGCGCTGCAGGCGCGCATCTGAGTGCGCACGACGTCTCTGCAGCGGGGTCGCTCACCACCGGCAGCGACAACCTCACCAGCGAGACGCGTCTCGGCTTCCACACCAGCAAGCGTGATTGGACCGGCGCCGCCGTGCCGTACACCGGAATCGTTGCTGAGGGCGTCGCTGTCGGTGGTGCGGCAACGCTCCCCGGAACCTTCGAAGAAACCGGCATCGAACTCTCCGAAACCGCCACCTACCGTTCCGGCATCAACACGGTGAAGGGTGGCGGCGCGCTGCAGCACCGCACGGTGAACTACGATTGGCTTCCTGGGGGCGCCGGGCGCTTCTATTTCGGCGACGTCGCGACATTCGGCGCCGGGCAGGGCGCCTTCTACCAGGCGATCAATTCCGCGCCCGCGCCCGACCTCGGTGTGACCGACATTTCGCTCTTTGTCGAAGATGAACTGCAGGCCACGCCGGCGCTGCTGATCTCCGCCGGTTTCCGTCTGGATCACGAGACCCTCCCATCCGACGCCGTCAACGGCAACGCCGAGTGGGGACGCGTCTCCGGCTTTCCCAATAACGTGGTGCCGGCGGACAAGACCAGCCGCGACATCGGGCCGCGCGGCAGTTTCTCATGGGATGTCAGCGGCAGCGGGCGGACACTCGTTCGTGGCGACGCCGGGATCCTCTCCGGTCAATACGATCTCACCGCGCTGGCGGAAGCGGCGGAATTCGATGGAACCGTGAGTGTGCGGCGTGCGACCGGTACACTCGACTGGCCATCCGTTGGCGCCTCGGCCGGGAATGATGCCGGTGAAGCGTTGACCACCTTCGGTCCCGACGTCCGCAAGCCGCGATCATTCAAGGCCGACCTCGCGCTCGTCCAGCACCTCGCCGGGGCAGCGACGTTGACGTTCACCGGCGGTTATCGCCATGGCGATTACCTGCTGCAGCGCGAGGACCTCAATCGTGTTGCCGGCGTGGTAGCGACCGGCAGTGACGGTCGTCCGATCTACGGTGCGCTCCAGCAGTTCGGTGGATTGGTCACCCCGGACGTCGGATCCAATCGTCGCTTTCCGGAATTCGACATGGTCTACGGGCTCACCTCGACCGGCTACAACGACTACTACGAAGCGACGGCGACGCTCGACGACCGGCTCGCCGCGCACTTCAACGCATTGGTCTCCTACACCTACTCACGGACGACCGACAATCTCCCCGGCGAATTGAGCGCGGATCCCGCCGATCGCCTCTCGCCGTTCCCCGACGGCCTCAACGGAGCGCGCTGGGAAGACGGCCGGTCCGATTTCGACGTGCCGCATCGCATCGCGGCAACGCTGCGGTACACGTCGGCTGGGGCGTCGCCGATCACGGTGGCCGCACGCTACCGATATCGGTCCGGATTTCCGTTCACACCGGGGTTCCAGCCTGGCGTCGATGCCAACGGCGATGGATCGGGGAACAATGATCCGGCGTTCGTGGCGACGTCGATCGACGGCATGCAGGCGCTCACGGCGGCCAATGCGTGCCTCGGCTCGCAGGCCGGTGCCTTTGCGGAGCGCAACAGCTGTCGCGATCCCGGAGTTCACGCGGTCGATCTGCAGGCTTCGATCGCGATCCGTCACGGCTGGGCGATCACGATCGACGGATTCAACCTGATCGGGTCGACGACCGGACTGTACGATCACGCGGCCGTGCTCGTCGATCCGTCGCGCAGCATCACGACAGACGGGTCGGGACAAACCGTGCTCCCGCTCATCGCCAACCCCGACTTCGGAAAACTTCTCAGCCGCCGGGGAGAGCCGCGAGTCCTCCGGATCGGTATCCGGGTGGAGAACTGA
- a CDS encoding VanZ family protein: MNRRETAWRVVAMAWLAVIGWLTLRPAPDQAARVAALHWYCISCGDSGSADIVLNILLFIPLGLAARALRIRCSRLLAVVVPLTVMIEVTQGLFLVGRDASLGDVLTNTTGAALAWWLYPAMSRLGGQSATEGRRHAAAVLGCIAAVFLISGVAFSPVPADDGPWVGQILYRWAGHDPFPGTIQRASVNGTTIPNDPLDSMPRVTDRINLTIEAARTSDTLPARSASLVRVVDADHRTRVSVSEISSALVLEVALRGARWGFHAPSWRFDRMMDIPLGTPVQFDFAWSRAGVRLNRIGLPAGVTRAETITPTLDVGWAFVHPFVDTIDPRAIWWSILWIGWWWGWLGWTSGAAGWRFTAAAGFASAVIVALAAAITGVAAGGVELFAAPAALIIGATAVSRLRSKRATNS, translated from the coding sequence ATGAATCGCCGGGAGACGGCGTGGCGCGTCGTCGCGATGGCGTGGCTCGCGGTGATCGGGTGGCTCACCCTGCGACCCGCGCCCGACCAGGCGGCCCGAGTTGCCGCACTCCACTGGTACTGTATCTCCTGCGGCGACAGCGGCTCTGCCGATATCGTCCTCAATATCCTGCTGTTCATCCCACTCGGCCTCGCGGCACGCGCACTGCGAATCCGTTGCAGTCGCTTGCTGGCGGTGGTGGTTCCGCTGACCGTGATGATCGAGGTCACGCAGGGCCTTTTCCTGGTGGGACGCGATGCATCGCTCGGCGACGTCCTCACCAACACTACCGGCGCGGCGCTGGCGTGGTGGCTCTATCCGGCGATGTCACGGCTGGGCGGACAGAGCGCCACAGAAGGGCGCCGGCACGCCGCCGCGGTGCTCGGGTGCATCGCCGCCGTATTTCTCATCAGCGGCGTCGCGTTCTCTCCCGTTCCGGCCGACGACGGTCCGTGGGTCGGGCAGATCCTGTATCGGTGGGCCGGCCATGATCCGTTCCCGGGAACGATCCAGCGCGCGAGCGTCAACGGCACCACGATTCCGAATGACCCTCTCGATTCGATGCCGAGGGTGACCGATCGGATCAATCTCACGATTGAAGCGGCGCGAACCAGCGACACGTTGCCGGCGCGATCGGCGTCGCTCGTTCGTGTTGTCGACGCCGATCACCGGACGCGCGTCTCGGTGAGCGAGATCAGTTCGGCGCTGGTGCTGGAAGTTGCGCTTCGCGGCGCTCGCTGGGGATTTCACGCTCCGTCGTGGCGCTTCGACCGGATGATGGACATTCCGCTGGGCACGCCAGTCCAGTTTGACTTTGCCTGGTCGCGCGCCGGCGTACGACTAAACCGGATCGGCCTCCCCGCCGGGGTGACCCGCGCCGAGACGATCACTCCGACGCTCGACGTCGGATGGGCGTTCGTCCATCCCTTCGTCGACACGATCGATCCTCGTGCGATCTGGTGGAGCATCCTCTGGATCGGCTGGTGGTGGGGATGGCTCGGGTGGACGAGCGGCGCCGCCGGCTGGCGGTTCACGGCGGCCGCCGGCTTCGCGTCGGCCGTGATCGTGGCGCTCGCTGCCGCGATCACCGGTGTGGCAGCGGGCGGCGTGGAGCTGTTCGCTGCACCAGCTGCGCTGATCATCGGCGCGACCGCCGTATCCCGTTTGCGGTCGAAGCGCGCCACGAATTCGTGA
- a CDS encoding glycosyltransferase family 4 protein: protein MSDTSRLAIAIASSGLGHIARGIETWADDLASALQRRGESVRLYQGGGTPPAWGEVLANRPRESAENAALRRLFPRPLGWRIGMQASYDVEQTTFAFSLLRALRRQPADILHVQDPLVALRLDQMRRMGLTRTRTILAHGTEEPGGFLQRLRYVQHLSPMQLERWRREGVWRESWTAIGNFVDTDRFQPGNAPDVRAELGIPADAVVILALAAIKRAHKRIDWLIDMVATYRALHPDVPVVLVVAGGREHDTEELIRDGTARLGDSVRFLVRHPRQKIPALCRAADLFVLASLFEMMPIALLEAGASGLPMLTHDEATLRWMTGAGGTPVDMTDVHQVIPVLHRLLTTPTERRALSAAARAHTMETFATDVIVDRIVEYYRSVARGPA from the coding sequence ATGAGTGACACCAGTCGGCTGGCGATCGCAATCGCGTCGAGTGGTCTGGGCCATATCGCGCGCGGCATCGAGACATGGGCGGACGATCTCGCCAGTGCGCTCCAGCGCCGCGGCGAATCGGTGCGTCTCTATCAGGGCGGCGGCACACCGCCCGCGTGGGGCGAAGTGCTCGCCAATCGCCCGCGCGAGTCGGCGGAGAACGCGGCGCTGCGTCGGCTGTTTCCGCGGCCGCTCGGGTGGCGGATCGGGATGCAGGCGTCGTACGATGTCGAACAGACCACCTTTGCGTTCTCCCTCCTTCGCGCGTTGCGTCGCCAACCGGCCGATATCCTGCACGTGCAGGACCCGCTCGTCGCGCTGCGGCTCGATCAGATGCGTCGGATGGGACTCACCCGAACGCGGACGATTCTCGCGCATGGCACCGAAGAGCCGGGCGGTTTCCTGCAACGCCTGCGCTACGTGCAGCACCTCTCGCCGATGCAACTCGAACGCTGGCGTCGTGAAGGGGTGTGGCGCGAAAGCTGGACCGCGATCGGCAATTTCGTCGACACCGATCGCTTTCAACCCGGGAACGCGCCCGACGTTCGCGCAGAGCTGGGGATCCCGGCCGACGCGGTGGTGATCCTGGCACTCGCCGCGATCAAGCGTGCGCACAAGCGGATCGACTGGCTGATCGACATGGTCGCGACATATCGTGCGCTGCATCCGGACGTTCCGGTCGTGCTGGTCGTGGCCGGCGGACGCGAACACGACACCGAGGAGCTGATCAGGGACGGCACCGCCCGTCTCGGCGACAGCGTCCGCTTCCTGGTGCGTCACCCTCGCCAGAAGATCCCGGCGCTCTGCCGTGCGGCCGACCTCTTCGTCCTGGCTTCACTCTTCGAGATGATGCCGATCGCGCTCCTCGAAGCCGGCGCCTCCGGGCTTCCAATGCTGACTCACGATGAAGCGACGCTGCGCTGGATGACCGGTGCGGGCGGGACACCGGTCGACATGACCGACGTGCACCAGGTCATTCCGGTGTTGCACCGTCTGCTCACCACACCGACGGAACGACGCGCATTGAGTGCGGCGGCGCGGGCACATACCATGGAGACATTCGCGACCGATGTGATCGTCGATCGCATCGTCGAGTACTACCGCAGCGTCGCCAGGGGCCCGGCATGA
- a CDS encoding glycosyltransferase family A protein translates to MSPRVAFVIPAYQAAEVVQRAISSALSQSTPADELIVVDDGSRDETAAVAAAAGARVIRQENRGPAAARNTGIRDARAEWIALLDADDISRPDRLERQLPHVADPEVAVIAGLSAREDRISAMPEGDIDFPLLWERNYIPTSTVLLRKAAWEAVGGFDETRELIGVEDYNLWLRLAHAGWRFDLLPYPLVDYRPTPQSLTAQTLRFANAELTNVRRVAGQLGLPGDLLRRREFTIYREYGLELYHYGETRSAREFLREASQRGPLDWKARLRLWASALPVGRARR, encoded by the coding sequence GTCGTCCAGCGGGCGATTTCGTCAGCACTCTCGCAATCCACTCCGGCCGACGAGCTGATCGTCGTCGATGATGGTTCACGAGACGAGACGGCGGCGGTCGCCGCCGCCGCGGGGGCGCGGGTCATCCGTCAGGAGAACCGTGGACCAGCTGCCGCGCGCAATACGGGGATCAGGGACGCCCGGGCGGAGTGGATCGCGTTGCTGGACGCCGACGATATCAGCCGCCCCGACCGACTCGAACGTCAGTTACCGCACGTTGCCGATCCAGAGGTCGCGGTCATCGCGGGTCTTTCCGCCCGTGAGGACCGGATCTCGGCGATGCCGGAAGGGGACATCGACTTCCCGCTGCTCTGGGAGCGCAACTACATCCCGACGTCGACGGTGCTGCTGCGGAAGGCTGCGTGGGAAGCGGTCGGCGGATTTGACGAAACGCGGGAGCTCATCGGGGTGGAGGACTACAACCTGTGGCTGCGATTGGCACACGCCGGATGGCGATTCGACCTCCTGCCGTACCCGCTGGTCGACTATCGGCCCACGCCACAGAGCCTCACCGCACAGACGCTTCGCTTCGCCAACGCGGAACTGACCAACGTTCGTCGCGTCGCGGGGCAACTCGGTCTGCCCGGCGACCTGCTGCGGCGACGCGAATTCACGATCTACCGCGAGTACGGACTTGAGCTCTACCACTACGGCGAGACCAGGTCGGCGCGCGAGTTTCTCCGGGAGGCGTCGCAACGAGGCCCACTCGACTGGAAGGCGCGCCTCCGGCTGTGGGCGTCCGCACTTCCCGTCGGACGAGCACGCCGATGA